The genomic stretch AGGCGCCACAGCACCTGCTGCGTGCGGTCCCCGGAAATACCCAGGATCATCCCGTTGCGCTTCGCATAGTAGTGATCCCAGACGGGCTTGCCTTCCCACTTCCAGTTCCCCACAATCGAATCGCCGATATAGATAAGATCGACATTTCCCTCCTTCGCCCGGGCATTCATCGCCGCGTGCCGCTCGCGCCAGGTGTCGCTGCCGCCCGGTTCCGGCACAACGGCCGTGTTCACTTTTTCTCCGGACGCTGCGGTCCCGTCTTCCGCCTCCGCCGCGATTCCCCCGAGTGACACCAGGCCCAAGACAAAGATCCACCGAAGGCTGCACTTCTTCACGATTCTTCCTTTCCCGACCGCGCAACAGGGCACGACCACTTCACACGTTCCCACCCGACACAACGACGTCCCCCGTCGGCGCGCTATTATACGCTCCCGGCCCGCGAATGCGAGGAAAAACTTGTGTTGAGTGACGGTTGGGCACGGGTGATGGCGCTGAACCACGAATGGACGCGACTGGACGCGAATATCCGGTTGCCATGCTGTGGTCATCAGAAGAGGAGCGACCACGGAGGATCGACCACGGAAAGGCACGGAAATTCACGGAACAAGAATACGGACAGGCACCCCTGAGTAAACGGCGTCGACCATCTATTCTGCGATGCAGAAGGGCAGGGCGGGTTCCTTTTTAGGGTCTACAGCGGGTGTGGCTCAGGGCACACGAATGCTCGTACCTCGCAATCGTGTGGCACGCTTGTACTATCGGGCGTGCTCTCGGAGGGGGGCTTTACTTGAACTTTTTCCGCTTTGTGGTGGGCGGGATGTTCAGGGCCTCGCGGTATTTGGTGACCGTGCGGCGTGCGACGATGGTGCCTTCTTCCTTCTTGAGGATGTCGGCGATTTTCTGGTCGCTGAGGGGCTTGTAGGGGTCTTCGGCCTCGATGAGCTTCTGGATTTTGGCCTGAACACTCTTGGAGGACTGGTTGTCGCCGGAGTCGGAGGAGACGCCGGAGGAGAAGAAGTATTTGAGCTCGAAGAGGCCCTGGGGGGTCTGGATGTATTTGCCCCGGGTGGTGCGGGCGACGGTGGATTCGTGGACGCCGATTTCGTCGGCGATGACCTGAAGGGTCAGAGGGCGGATGTGTTCGATGCCCTTCTCCAGGAAGTCCTTCTGGTAGTTCACTATGGCCTGGGAGACCTTGAGGATGGTCTGCTGGCGCTGGGCGATGTTGCGCTGGAGCCACTTGGCGGATTCCAGCTTGGCGCGGACGTAGTCCTTGCCCTCCTTGTCCAGGCCGGCGTGTTTTATCTCTTCGTGGTATTCCGTGTTGATGTTCAGGTCGGAGAGGCGTTCGTCGGCCAAGCGGACAAAGAACTCGCCGTTGACCTTTTCCACCACGACTTCCGCCGCGATGTACTGGGGCGGTTCCGATTCGTATTCGTGACCCGGCCAGGGGTTGAGGGTGGAAAGCTGCTTCTTGAGGTTTTCCACCTCCTCCGGCGTGATCTTCATGGCCTTGGCGATTTTAGGGATCTGTCGGTTCATGAGGTCGTCGAGGTGATTGCTCACCAGTTCGACGAGCTGTTCATTTTCCGGGTATTCCGCTTGAATCTGGAGGAGAAGGCACTCCACCACATCGTGGGCGCCCACGCCGGTAGGCTCGAAACGCTGGATCTTGTGGAGGACCCGCTCCACCGCGAGCACGGGTACCATGAGCTCCGCCGCGATGAAGGATTCATCCCCGGTGAAATAGCCCCGCTCGTCGATATCGCCAATGATGATGCGCTCGCCGATGAGGTAGTCCTGATCGTTGTCCGTGGACAGGGTCAACTGGGACAGGAGATGGGCCCGGAGGGACTCTTCCTGGGTGATGGAGTCTTCGTAGAATTTGCGCCGGGCATAGAGATCGGCGTTGTGACTCAGGTCCTGCCCTTCCCGATAGCGGATGTCCCAGGTATCGGTGTGGCGGTCGAGATCAAAGGACTCGTCGAAGGGCTCGTCGATCTGTCGAATAGAATCCCCCGTGGGCAACGGGAGCTGATCTTCCTTTTTGAGCTTTTGCTCCAGAAAGGGATTGGCCTCGAGTTCCTGCTGGACATACTGTTCCAGCTCTACCCCGTTTAACTGCAGAATATGCAGTGCCTGCTGCATTTTCTGGGTTAAAATAAGCTGTTGACGCTGGGTCTGAACCAGCCGATGTTCCATGTGCATCATAAGTGCGCGTATTCCTTCCAGCAAGACACATGCCATTATAGCACTGGCCCGGCAGGGTGTCAATTGATAGGTGGACCGCTACTTGCTATACTTGCTTATCCCCCAAGCAGTTAGCCCGGCCTTGAAAGAGAGTGGAAGTGCTTCAATTCAGCCTACTTGGAAGTGGTAGCAGTGGCAACGCCATCCTGCTCCGTTCACGCGGCGCAAAGATATTAATTGACAACGGCCTTTCCTTTAAGCAGTTGTCGCAACGCCTGGAAGCCGTCGGTGAAAGCCTCGATGGGCTCTCCGCTGTCCTCGTGACCCATGAACATGGGGACCACGTCGGCGGGCTGGGCGTTCTTACGCGAAAGCTGGATATTCCCATCTATATGACCCGGGGCACCCACGACAGTCTGCCGGCGAATCTCGGGTTGCGGGGGGAGATTCACTTTTTCGAGGCGGGCGACGACCTGCGTCTGGGGGACATGGAGGTTCAAAGCTTCAGCGTGTCCCACGATGCGGCGGACCCCGTGGGCTTTACGGTGCGGTCCGAGGGGGCGCAGTTTGGCCTGGCTACGGATCTGGGCCATGCGTCACACCTGGTGCGCAATCGGCTGACCGGTTCCCATGCCCTCGTGATCGAATCCAACTACTGTCCCGAAATGCTGCGCAATGGCCACTATCCACCCCAGATCCAGCAGCGCATCCGGGGGCGCCAGGGCCACCTGTCCAATGAAGACATGTGCTCCCTGCTGCACAGTCTGCTCCACGACGGTCTGCAGCTTGTTATACTGGTGCATATCAGTGAAAAGAACAACACCCCCGAACTGGTGGAGCGCCGGGTGCGGGGGGTATTGAAGGAGCACGGCGCGGCGATGTTTCTGGCCACGCAGGACGCGCCCACGCCGCTTTTTCAGGTGGTTGCGCCATGACCCCCCTGGAATTCCTGCGATCGGACGCGGTTCTGGCCCTGCTGGCCCGGGCCGCCACGGGCGCGGGGGTTCCCCTGAGTGTTCACTTCGTGGAACGGAATCAGGAAGGGGCGCGGATCGTGGGGTGGGGACAGTGCGCTGCCTGCCGCCAGGTTCAATCGCTTCCCGGCGGCGCCTCGGCCTGCCGTCTCTCCCGGACCACGGCGGCGAGCATGGCCTTGCGCCAGCGCCGTCCCATGCCCTTCATCTGTCATCTGGGTTTCGCCTGCGTGTCCGCACCGGTGCTGCCCGGCGAGAAATTCGTCATGACCTTCGGGCCTTTTTGCCCGATGGAAGAGCAGCGCTCGCTTGAGGCCGATATCCAGGCGGGCTTCGAGAATCTCCTCGAAAAAAAACTGGACGCGCTGCCCGTATCGCTGGACGACATCCACCGGGCGCCCGCCGCTTCGGCGCCCGCCATCGCGGAATGGTGCATGGAGGCGCTTCAGGCCGCGTGGAAATCGGCTGCCAGCGCGGTCGCCCCGGAGCCGCTTCCCGCCGAGGGCGTTATCGTATCGACGCCCGTCCCGCGCCGTCGCGCAACGCCACGCGAGACTGCGGCGGCGGGTATCGTCCCCGCCATCGTGGCGGCCCTCGCCGGCGGCAGCTTCCAGCAGGCCCGGAGCTTGCTGCAGGGCGACCTGGAGGAATTGCATCGCAGTGGGGGGCGGAGTCTTGATCAGCGCCGGGCCCGTGTGGCCACGCTGGCCAGTGCCGCGCTTGAAGGTCTGGCGGGCACGGGGCTTTCCGTTGAGGCCGCCTGGGACGCCTATCCGGTTTTCATGGAGGCGGTGACCGCCGGGGAAAACGACAGCGCTCTTCTGGACGCGACCCTGCGACTCTTCAGTTTTCTTCGGCGTTCGGCGACGCGGGAACAGGCCGAAGTCTCGCTGCCGAACTATCCCGAGTTGTTCGCCCTGGTCAATGAGCGACTGGTGGAGGGCGTCACGCTGGAGGAGGTGGCTGCGCAACTGGGCGAAACGCCCTCGGCCATCAGTCACCGGTTGAAGCGCAAGTTCGGCATGAGTTTCTCGGATTATGTGGGGCGAATCCGCGTGGACCGCGCCAAGCGTCTTTTCCGGGAGACGGGCTTGAGCGTAGCCGCCGTGGGGCTGCGCGTGGGTATCTCCGATCAGAGCAACTTCGCCCGACTTTTCAAAAAGGTCGAAGGCGTGTCGCCCCCGGCCTACCGGAAGCGGTTTGGGAATAAGGGATAGAAGGCGGTGGCCAATAGTTGGGGCGCAGCCCGAACTATTGCCCAAGGCACCGAAGAGCACAAAAAATGGCCGCCCCGATGAGGGGCGGCCCTTGTGCTTGATGCATTCCTGAACGTTCGGGGCTACTCAGCTCGCTTTGCGCCTGCGGGCGGCCCGGAGCATCATGCCGCCGAGGCCAATTCCGAGCAGGGTCATTGTGGCGGGCTCGGGGACGGGGCTGGCTTCGAACCAGACGTTGTAGAAGCTCTGGGAACCATTGGTCCAGGTACCGATCGGAATGGGCGTTTCGTTGTCATAGAGGAAGCCGTCGGACAGATTTGTGCCGTTGGCAAAATTGTTGAACGAGGTGACGGTAAAGAAGTAGTCCCCCGGCGCCAGCGTGGGGATGTAGATGCCCGAGTCGTAGTAGGTCTGTGTGCTCGGATTGATGGTGGGATTGTCGTCATTCTGGAAAAGGAGATTGCCCGAGCTGTCCCACAAGGCGATGATGGGATCGAAGTTGAAGGCGTTCAGGAAGGAATCGGTCCAAATGCGGACATTGAACACGTCATCCGTCAACGTGCCGGTATAGATGTCCACCTCGTTGTGGAATTCAATTGTGCCGCTCGCGTTGAGGAGGAGGGCCTGGGCAGACCCGGCGGAGAGCAGGGCGTAGACACCAATGGCCGAACTCAAGAATAGTCTTTTCATGCTCATAGAATTGTCCTCTGAAAAGGTTGGGCTACTGCAGGCTGAGGGATGACGCTCTCAGCTTAGACATACACGTGTGACCAACAATGAACGATGGATTCCCCGGTCTTACCAATTCGACGCGAAAGTGGCAATCTCCCCAAGTGTTAACCTGTTTCATGTTGCGCCATCGAACACAATGTTAGCAAGAAGTGCGCCGCGCCGTTGGTTATTTCTTAACAATTTGCAAATAAATGGCTTGCGGATATGCAGGAGGGAGAGTCGGGGCGCCAAACCACCTGGATAGTTGCAAAAAGTTGTAATTGTTGACAACTATTTACTTTTATTGGCCGCTGCGGCGGCAGGCGCCTTGAACGGGCGCCGACGTGTGGGGGCACACAGGCTGAAGGGGTTCGACCAACCGGCAGGTGTTCACGGTTGGGTTCATTCTGCTAGACTGTGACCAAGAAGCGAGGGCATGTTGCCCCTGGCCCACCGAGAACAGTTCGGAAGAAAATCATGAGCACGCAGCAGAGTCTTTTGAGCCGTATTCAGGCGTGGTGGTTGCGCTTTCGTTGCCCCACGGAGTTTCTGTGTGACAATTGTCAATATGACTACGGATCGGCCTGTACCCGGCCCCAACGCCCGAACGCGGTGAAGTGCCCGGACTACAAGCCGAAGTAAGTATGGCGGTATTCCTCAGGGGGCCGTGGCGGCGCTGATGGGGTTCGGGGACTCTTCGAGCGGCAGGGTCATGCGGACGATGGTGCCCTCGCCTCGGCGACTGGTTACATCGATGCGGCCCCCGTGCAGGTCAAGCAGTTTGCGCACGAGGGGCAGCCCCAGGCCGGTGCCGAAGCCCTTGGTGCTGTAGAGGGGCGTAAAAATCTGGTCGAGGTTTTCCCGGGCGATGCCCGCTCCGGTATCTTCCACCGTGAGCACGACACCGCCGGAGCAGGGGGCGAGCGAAACGGTGATGATACTCGGCTTTTCCCCGCCTGAGTCGGCGTCCTCCAGCACGGCGTCGCAGGCATTGTTAAGCACATTGGTGAGGCACTGGTACAGGACCTGGCGATCGAAGCTTCCCTGGATACTTTTTTCGATGGCCGTACGCACGGTCACGCTGGCGGGGAAAGTGTAGGCCCGGAGTTCCTCTTCCAGCCAGGTGTCCAAATGGGTTATCTCCCGGTGAAGGGTGGTTTCGCGGGTGAAATCCAGCAAGGCCTCGATGATCCGGTCGCAGCGCTGGATCGCCCGGCCCGCCCGCTCCAATGCGCCACCGACCTTTTCGTCGGCACTGCCTGACAGGCGATTCTTCAGGAGGAAATAGGAGGCCTGAATGGTGCCGAGGGGGTTGCGGAGTTCATGGCTCACGGTGGCGGTCAATTCGCCGAGGGTGGCGAGGCGTTCACGTTGAACCAGACTGCGGTTTGCCGCTTCCAAGGCATCGGCGTCGTGCTTCGCCTGGATCACGTAGGAAGTGGTGGTGCTGAGATCCTCCAGCACGGCCTCGTCGTCGGGGGCGAAGGGATGGTCGCCGAAAACGGCGAGCACGCCCGCCAGGTCGCCGAATCGCGAGTTGAGTCGGTATCCGCCGAAGGCGCTGAGCCCCATTTCCCGGACCCAACGGGGCTCCGGGTTCTCGGGCGTGCCGTGGAAGTCATTGGTGATGTCTCTCTGGGCGCTTCCCGCCGCCAGCCTTCCCACCCGGTGCAGGCCGAGGGGCACGCGATCATGGATCATCGGCATCGCGGCGGCATTGCGGGTTGCGCTGACGGCGAGGTGGAGGCATCGATCCTGATCGATACAACGCCGTGGCGGCGCGCCATCGCCGCTATGGATACAGCCCAGATCGCAGCGATCGCCCGGACCGGCGATCCAGATCTGGCAGACGGCAACATCGAGCACGGACAGGACGCAGGCGGCTATGCCGCGCATTTTCACGTCGAAGGAGGCGTCGCCCAGCAGTGACTCCTTGAGCTGGCTTAATTGCAGGGCCTGGTGGCCGCGCCGGGCGAGTTCGGCGTTGGCGTCCTCCAGGGCCTGCGTGCGCTCCCCGACGGTCTGTTCCAGGAGGTCCCGATGTTTACGGAGCTCGGCCTCGGCCTGGCGTTGTCCCGTGATATCGGCGGCGATGGCGCAGAAGAGGGTGATGTCGCCGTCCCTGTCGCGGGAAATGGGAAAGGTGGTGGCCATGGCGACGCGGTGATCGCCGTTTCGCACGAATTCCCATTCGCAAACTTCCGCCTTCTGATGGCCGGGGGCCTGGAGATCGGCCAGGGTGTTCCGCAGGGGAGCCTGGTCGCCGAGGGCAACGCTCCGGTAGTTTGCGCTGGCCTCCTGGAGGGAGCCATCGGGCCGAAAAATGCCGATGTAGACCGGGCTGTGCTCGAGAATGCCGTGGAGTGTCCAGGCCAGTTGCTTCACGGGCCCGGCAAAGCGTTTGCTCATGAGGTACGTGGCGAGGAGGGAAAGGGTGGTCAGACCGGCGATGAGGACGATCATGGTGGCCCAGGTACGGAGTGTGGGGGCGCTGAGGTTGCTCAGGGAGACACCGGCGACGATTATGCCGCCGATCTGGTTTTCGTAGCCCGCCCGATAGGGCATGATCACTTCCTGTATCGGCACTTCGCCTTCGGCGCGCTCACGGACGTAGGGGGCCTCGCTCCTGATGGTGCGCTCGAGATCGGGGAGAAGGTCGCTGGATACTCGCGTGGCGTTGAGTGCGGGATCGCTGTGGGCGATAATTTCACCCTCGGTGCTCGCCACATAGACGTAGGCGAGTTGGCGGTGCTCCCGGGCGAGCTGTTCGAGGAGGCCGCGCAGGTGATAGCGTCCGGAAAAGCTGGCGCGGTTGATGGAGTCGGCGAGAATGCCCGAGAGGGCGGTGATGAGGACTTCTTCATTGCCCCGGGCCACGCGCCGATAGGCATGGTTGCCCACCATGGTGACAACGAGCATGAGCAGGAGCACCAAGGCGCCAAAGCCCAGGGCGATCTTTCGATCGAAGTGGGTGAGGGTGGGGAGGCGCGTTCCCCGGCGCTCAGGGCGCTTCAGGCGTGTCGGAATCATTGGCGGCTTTCGGTTCTGGCTTCCACTCCGCCAGGGTGCTCGGCCAGGGCTTCGTAAATTGCCCGGGGATTGGGCCCATCCAGCCACGGTAGTTGGCGACGGTCTCCGCCGTTACGGGAAAGACCGGGATCAGGATGTGGGGGGCGACTTTCTCGCCGTTCAGCACGCGGTAGGCCGTCTTCATGGCTTCCGCGCCGAGGGGGCCGCAAAACTGGGCCGAATCGATGCGGATCAGGCCCTCGCCCTTTGCGATGCGCTCGACCGAGCGTGGATCGCCGTCGATGGTCGCCATGAAGATCTCGCTTCGACCCGCTTCGGAGAGGACTTCGGCGACCGCCATTCCGCCGCCGTCGTTCACGGCGAAAACCACGTCGACTCCGCCCTTCTCCGGAAAATCGGCGAGTATGGCCCCGCCGGCCGCGCGCCCACCTTCCGGCTCGACGGCGATGTAGGTCTTGAGTATCTCATAGCGCTGGCGGCGGTCCTGGAGGGCGTCCAGGAGTCCGTTTACACGCTCAACCGTCGACGATACGTGGGGATACTCGACGAGGACCAGTCTGATGGCGCGGTCGTCCGGGAAATGGTGGGCGATATACTCGCCATCGAGATAGCCCGCCTGATAGTTGTCCGAGGTGAGGTAGGAGGCCAGAACGCCATCGCTGATGTATTGGTCGTAGGCTATTACGGGGATTCCCGCGCTGTTGGCGGCCTTCAGGGGCGGCACGAGGGCGGCGTTGTCGGTCGGCTGCACGATGAGGAGGTCCACCCCTTCCATTACCAGGGCGCTCATCTGCACAATCTGGTTCTCTATGCCCTCGTTTCCCTCGCCAGCGACGCGGGCCAGCAACTCTACGCCGCGCGCCCCGTTGGCCTTCGCGCGGTGGTTGATCGCTTCGGCCTCGGCTTCCAGGCCCTGGCGCATGGCGACCTGGCCGGGTATATTCATGGACCAGTACAACACACCGATCCGGAATGGAGATTCGGGGGCGTTGGCGCCGACCACGGAAGGGCCGACCAGAAGCAGGGCGAGCAAAAGGGCGAGCCTCACCAACGGGTGCTGGCGACAGGGGGATCCCTGATCTGCGCTTCGTTTGGCAACGGGGTGCATGGGTCGGGCCTCGCGCCTCCCGACCTCCCAAGCGTGGTCGGCGGCGCCACTCAACTAAAGGATACCAGAAATCTGGAATTCTCACAATTCGTCCGTGAGTCAATAGCATCAATTGTGCGTGACTTCGACCTCGATCCTGTGAGAAGCTAAAGGAAGCGTCTGTCTCCACGCCGCGCGAGGGAACGGCGCGCGTAGTACGCCAACACGAGGGGAACCGTTGGCCTGGAGAGGAGTTCGCTTTGAAAATACGAATGGGACGGGGTTGGGGACTCTGGGGAAAGGGAGCGATACTGATACTGGCCGGGTTTCTTTCGGCCCGTGCCAGTTCTGAGCCGACGTCGCTTCGCCTCACAACCTATTGCACGGTGGATAGCGCCCGCAACTGGCTGGAGCCAGCGAAACGGGAGGCGGCCGTGACCATGCTCCGGGAAATGGACATTTCCGGGGTCATAATCGAAGTCAACCGCGGCGGCACGGCCCTTTCGGAAGACGAGGCGCGCCTCTTGAAAGAATACTTCGCTGCCGAGGGCTTTCGCGTCACCGGGGGTATTGCCACGGTGCCGGGCGGAGACTGGGGTGTGGCCGCGAACGAGGGCCTCGCCTGGATGAATTTCCAGAATCCGAAGACCCAGGCGGATATCGAGGCTTCGGTGCGCGGTGCGGCGCGGGTCTTCGACACTTTTGTGGTGGATGATTTTCTTCTCAGCGGCGACACCAGTCCGGAGTCCGAGCGAACGCGGGGGCGACGAAGCTGGGGCCAGTATCGGCGCGATCTCATGACGTCGCTTTCGCAGCGGGCCATCATCGGTCCGGCGAAGGAGGAGAACCCCGACATCACGATGATTGTGAAATTTCCCCAGTCGTACGACCGCTATCATCAGTTTGGCTATGATACGAACCGGAAGCCCCAACTCTATGACGGCGTGTGGGTGGGCACGGAATCGCGGGGGCAATACACGCAGCGCTTTGGATTCACCCAGCCCTACGAGGGCTTCGTGAACTATCGCTGGATCGCCTCGCTCTCGCGGGGGAAGATGGGCGCGGCCTGGTTCGACTTCGGCGACTGCGATGCCTTCGACTTCGTGGAGCAAGCCTGGCAGACGGTGCTGGCCGGCGCGAATGACATTGTGCTCTTCAGTGTGGCCGGAATAGAAGAGCGCCACCCGGGACTCGCCCTCCTCCAGCAGGAACGGGCCGGCCTGGAGCGGCTCGCGAGCGCGGTGGACGAGCAGCCCGTGACGGGTGTGGCCACCTATAAACCGGCCAACAGCGATCCGGGCAGCGACATGTACATCATGGACTTCGTGGGGATGCTGGGCGTGCCGGTCATTCCCGTTTCCGCCTATCCCGCCGAAGCGGCTTCAGTCTTTGTGCCGACCTACGGCGCCCATGATCCCGCTATCGTGAAAAAAATTGAGGCGTCCTTGCGGGCCGGAAAGAACGTCGTGGTGACGACGGGCCTATTGGCCTCGGCTGCGGAGGGCGAATCGCTGGCGCGCCGTGCCGGTTTGTCCGGCGTGCCTGCGATCAGCCCCATTCGCACGGAGTCGGTGCTGCTGGATGGTGCCGCAGTAGAAGTGCCCAGGGGCCTCGATCTGGCGGGGCGCATCGCGCCGGAAGCAGCCGACGTACTGCTGGAGGCCCTGGTGGACGGGCAGAAGGTGCCCTACCTCACCACCCATGCCGTGGGTGCGGGGCGACTCTCGGTGCTCAATATCCAGATGTTCACCCAGGCCGATTTTGATGCGGTGAATGAGGTGCTGCTGTCGCCGCGCAATCTGGGCATGCTCGATATGCCGAGGCCATGGGCCCGCACCATCCGGAACGTGTTTCAGGGTGGGGGAGAGGCGCTCGTGGACGCGCCCACGCGGGTTACGCTGCAGCCGCTGGGGGAAACGGGCTGGGTGATACAGAATTACAACACGTCGCCCGCGGAGATCGCGCTGGGCGGTGAAGACTTCGGCCGCCTGTCAGACGGACTTACCGGCGCCGTACTTCTGGAATCGGGAAATGCATTGAATTACCTCATCCCACCCCGCTCGCGGGTGTGGGTACGTCGTTGATTGGAGAGAAAATGTTTCGAGTCGGGATGGTTCTGAGTCTGGTGTGGTTTGGTATCGCGGCGGCTGGGGCGGAAGTCTTGTTCGAGGTTAAAGTGGGTGGCGGTCTTTCCGGCTTTGAGATCGCTTCCAGCGGCATCGCGACAACGGAGAAGGATGGGGTCTGGTGTGTGGATGTTCCTTCGTCGCGCGACCCCTACGCTTCGACGGAGCTCGCGTTGCGCGGCGCGGCCCCGGCTTTTCCCGATGGTTTTGTGCTGGAAGTCGAGTATATGGATTACGGTGCGGGACTCATGTCCGCATCGGTCGACACCGGCACGGGCGGAGCGCTGGGGTCGGGCCGTCACAGCAGCTACACCCGGCTTAATACGGGGGCGCGAAGGAGCGCCTGGTTTGCTTTCGGGGCGGCGACTGGCGCCTCGGAGTGGACCGTGCGCCTGACGGGCGCCAACCATGTGACGGCCCTTCGCGCGCTGCCGCCGCAGGATGACGCCGCGTGGGCTGCGAAAGCCGATGCGGTGCCGCGCGATGTGAAGCCCATGGTGACGCTGAAGCGACCAATGGATCTGGTGACTTCAGCGGGTGTGGACGTTCGTGGCGGGATGGAGGCGCTGGAGGATTCGATCAGTGAACTGAACGATCTTGCCCCACTGGCGAAGGTGCTGGGATTCAATGGTATCGAGGCCTATGTGTCTTGGAAGCGTCTGGAGCCGCTGGCGGAGGGACAGTTTGATTTTTCATTCTACGACGCGGTGGTGAACAAGATTTCCGAGTACGATCTTAAATTGTTTCCTCTGCTGATTGTAGGCTCGGCCTATGCCCTGCCGGAGTGGTTCATCAAGAGCGAAGAAAACGTGGGCATGATCTGTCTGGAGCATGGCGTGACCAATGCGGTGCAGAGTATCTGCTACGAGCCGCATCGGCGCCATGTGACACGGGTGCTCCAGGCTTTCGGCAAACACTATGAGCCCATGGGCGTGCTGCAGGGTGTGCGCCTGGGACCGAGCGGAAACTATGGCGAGTCCCAGTACCCCGCCGGCGGAAACTGGGGCGTGGCCGGAGAGGAAATGCACATCCACTTGGGCTGGTGGGCCGGCGATGCCTACGCGCGGGCAGACTATCGAAAATTCCTGGAAAAGCGCTATGGCGACATCGGCGCCCTCAATGCCGCCTGGAAGACGGAATATGCGGGCTTCGACGCGATCGAGCCGCGCCTGCCCGAGCAGATGCT from Candidatus Hydrogenedentota bacterium encodes the following:
- a CDS encoding GDSL family lipase, which gives rise to MTTAWQPDIRVQSRPFVVQRHHPCPTVTQHKFFLAFAGRERIIARRRGTSLCRVGTCEVVVPCCAVGKGRIVKKCSLRWIFVLGLVSLGGIAAEAEDGTAASGEKVNTAVVPEPGGSDTWRERHAAMNARAKEGNVDLIYIGDSIVGNWKWEGKPVWDHYYAKRNGMILGISGDRTQQVLWRLQNGNIEGISPKLAIVMIGQNNGPFNTGEEIGAGVTAIVQTLREKLPQTKILILAIFFRGEKPTEERAVLTKANEIASKLADDKMVFYMDVNYLFLQPDGSIPASLMPDFEHPNEEGHRVWAAAIEPKVAELMGDAPTPEMPKQP
- the rpoN gene encoding RNA polymerase factor sigma-54, coding for MMHMEHRLVQTQRQQLILTQKMQQALHILQLNGVELEQYVQQELEANPFLEQKLKKEDQLPLPTGDSIRQIDEPFDESFDLDRHTDTWDIRYREGQDLSHNADLYARRKFYEDSITQEESLRAHLLSQLTLSTDNDQDYLIGERIIIGDIDERGYFTGDESFIAAELMVPVLAVERVLHKIQRFEPTGVGAHDVVECLLLQIQAEYPENEQLVELVSNHLDDLMNRQIPKIAKAMKITPEEVENLKKQLSTLNPWPGHEYESEPPQYIAAEVVVEKVNGEFFVRLADERLSDLNINTEYHEEIKHAGLDKEGKDYVRAKLESAKWLQRNIAQRQQTILKVSQAIVNYQKDFLEKGIEHIRPLTLQVIADEIGVHESTVARTTRGKYIQTPQGLFELKYFFSSGVSSDSGDNQSSKSVQAKIQKLIEAEDPYKPLSDQKIADILKKEEGTIVARRTVTKYREALNIPPTTKRKKFK
- a CDS encoding MBL fold metallo-hydrolase, whose protein sequence is MLQFSLLGSGSSGNAILLRSRGAKILIDNGLSFKQLSQRLEAVGESLDGLSAVLVTHEHGDHVGGLGVLTRKLDIPIYMTRGTHDSLPANLGLRGEIHFFEAGDDLRLGDMEVQSFSVSHDAADPVGFTVRSEGAQFGLATDLGHASHLVRNRLTGSHALVIESNYCPEMLRNGHYPPQIQQRIRGRQGHLSNEDMCSLLHSLLHDGLQLVILVHISEKNNTPELVERRVRGVLKEHGAAMFLATQDAPTPLFQVVAP
- a CDS encoding helix-turn-helix domain-containing protein; protein product: MTPLEFLRSDAVLALLARAATGAGVPLSVHFVERNQEGARIVGWGQCAACRQVQSLPGGASACRLSRTTAASMALRQRRPMPFICHLGFACVSAPVLPGEKFVMTFGPFCPMEEQRSLEADIQAGFENLLEKKLDALPVSLDDIHRAPAASAPAIAEWCMEALQAAWKSAASAVAPEPLPAEGVIVSTPVPRRRATPRETAAAGIVPAIVAALAGGSFQQARSLLQGDLEELHRSGGRSLDQRRARVATLASAALEGLAGTGLSVEAAWDAYPVFMEAVTAGENDSALLDATLRLFSFLRRSATREQAEVSLPNYPELFALVNERLVEGVTLEEVAAQLGETPSAISHRLKRKFGMSFSDYVGRIRVDRAKRLFRETGLSVAAVGLRVGISDQSNFARLFKKVEGVSPPAYRKRFGNKG
- a CDS encoding PEP-CTERM sorting domain-containing protein, whose translation is MKRLFLSSAIGVYALLSAGSAQALLLNASGTIEFHNEVDIYTGTLTDDVFNVRIWTDSFLNAFNFDPIIALWDSSGNLLFQNDDNPTINPSTQTYYDSGIYIPTLAPGDYFFTVTSFNNFANGTNLSDGFLYDNETPIPIGTWTNGSQSFYNVWFEASPVPEPATMTLLGIGLGGMMLRAARRRKAS
- a CDS encoding sugar ABC transporter substrate-binding protein, translating into MHPVAKRSADQGSPCRQHPLVRLALLLALLLVGPSVVGANAPESPFRIGVLYWSMNIPGQVAMRQGLEAEAEAINHRAKANGARGVELLARVAGEGNEGIENQIVQMSALVMEGVDLLIVQPTDNAALVPPLKAANSAGIPVIAYDQYISDGVLASYLTSDNYQAGYLDGEYIAHHFPDDRAIRLVLVEYPHVSSTVERVNGLLDALQDRRQRYEILKTYIAVEPEGGRAAGGAILADFPEKGGVDVVFAVNDGGGMAVAEVLSEAGRSEIFMATIDGDPRSVERIAKGEGLIRIDSAQFCGPLGAEAMKTAYRVLNGEKVAPHILIPVFPVTAETVANYRGWMGPIPGQFTKPWPSTLAEWKPEPKAANDSDTPEAP
- a CDS encoding beta-galactosidase, with product MFRVGMVLSLVWFGIAAAGAEVLFEVKVGGGLSGFEIASSGIATTEKDGVWCVDVPSSRDPYASTELALRGAAPAFPDGFVLEVEYMDYGAGLMSASVDTGTGGALGSGRHSSYTRLNTGARRSAWFAFGAATGASEWTVRLTGANHVTALRALPPQDDAAWAAKADAVPRDVKPMVTLKRPMDLVTSAGVDVRGGMEALEDSISELNDLAPLAKVLGFNGIEAYVSWKRLEPLAEGQFDFSFYDAVVNKISEYDLKLFPLLIVGSAYALPEWFIKSEENVGMICLEHGVTNAVQSICYEPHRRHVTRVLQAFGKHYEPMGVLQGVRLGPSGNYGESQYPAGGNWGVAGEEMHIHLGWWAGDAYARADYRKFLEKRYGDIGALNAAWKTEYAGFDAIEPRLPEQMLVPAERIDFTAWYTDTMTDWCEWWALETRKALPNTPIYQSAGGWGFRESGTDYSAQTKSMKQIDGGIRLTNETDSYEQNFYATRLAVSAAKHYGIPLGYEPASSHTGRGIAGRLYETLNTDGHHFFTYYSNVMGTDFSIAQWLRYAPALDERAMGQTSVAVFYPETVNQLEDSAFRFLYAWGFNPRAAEVRRVTEVDYLDERLIDDGFLDKYRVLVFAWGAVLPDETLTKIDAWVQAGGTVIYPSFPRGSVSGLSGSEAIFEAWSSGNTGKGSFHRFRGDMEPTELYGNFVREVLSETKVLPPVEQKLLAVERPDHTFFSVLESGKIAALNYDPEPVTLELGDGKTVEVPGYGIEIFAMD